The Verrucomicrobiota bacterium genome contains a region encoding:
- a CDS encoding sigma-70 family RNA polymerase sigma factor — MKSVAFHSGTLTSTRQTLLSRLKNWEDQASWREFFDLYWKLIYGVALQAGLAEAEAQDVVQETLIAVAKAMLGFKYDRARGSFKGWLLQLTRWKITDQFRKRRPADARRPQPVASQTGTSPIERIPDPASLPLESVWDREWNQCLLEQAMERIRARVPPKQYQIFDLYAVKRWPVEKVAAALHVNPGQVYLIKHRVGALIKKEVRKLETQPI; from the coding sequence ATGAAATCCGTGGCGTTCCACAGCGGCACATTGACCTCGACGCGGCAAACGCTGCTGAGCCGCTTGAAGAATTGGGAGGATCAAGCAAGCTGGCGCGAGTTCTTTGACCTGTACTGGAAGCTGATTTACGGCGTTGCACTTCAGGCCGGGCTGGCCGAAGCCGAAGCGCAGGATGTCGTGCAGGAAACATTGATCGCGGTGGCCAAGGCCATGCTTGGCTTCAAATACGACCGAGCCCGAGGCTCATTCAAGGGCTGGCTGCTCCAGTTGACTCGCTGGAAGATCACAGACCAATTCCGCAAACGACGGCCTGCGGATGCCCGCAGACCGCAACCTGTCGCCTCCCAGACAGGAACCTCTCCGATCGAGCGGATCCCCGATCCGGCCAGCCTTCCTTTGGAATCGGTTTGGGATCGAGAATGGAACCAGTGCTTGCTGGAGCAAGCGATGGAAAGAATTCGCGCGCGCGTGCCTCCGAAACAGTATCAAATCTTCGATCTCTACGCCGTGAAACGATGGCCGGTGGAAAAAGTCGCGGCTGCGCTTCACGTCAATCCCGGGCAGGTCTATCTCATCAAGCATCGCGTAGGGGCCTTGATCAAGAAGGAGGTGCGAAAGCTGGAGACCCAGCCGATCTGA
- a CDS encoding nucleotidyl transferase AbiEii/AbiGii toxin family protein, translating into MQTRQPVKPAQVDPFAAELLLGLGQYPCAQHIVLGGYFALKHYCDYRLTHDVDAWWSEESTERDRDDVRQALKSVISQICQQHQLQWNQRRFGDTESWELIRAGVKLFSFQIAARTIRLEPYLISPWPPLRIESLADNVGSKMNALVQRGAPRDFIDIRQLVISELASPHECWGLWSRKNPDLRLEQARAEAARHLQELELRRPLETIPDPNQRERARETRLWFRDAFLPAAQL; encoded by the coding sequence ATGCAAACAAGGCAGCCAGTCAAACCCGCGCAGGTGGATCCGTTCGCGGCGGAGTTGCTTCTGGGCCTTGGCCAGTATCCCTGCGCGCAACACATCGTGCTGGGCGGATATTTCGCCTTGAAGCATTACTGCGACTACCGCCTGACCCATGATGTGGATGCGTGGTGGTCGGAGGAGAGCACGGAACGAGATCGCGATGACGTTCGCCAAGCATTGAAGTCGGTGATCAGCCAGATTTGTCAGCAGCACCAGTTGCAGTGGAACCAACGCCGATTTGGCGATACCGAGTCCTGGGAATTGATCCGGGCGGGCGTCAAACTGTTTTCCTTCCAAATCGCGGCCCGCACGATTCGTTTGGAACCTTATCTCATCAGTCCGTGGCCCCCGCTGCGCATTGAAAGTCTGGCGGACAATGTGGGCTCGAAAATGAACGCTCTGGTGCAGCGCGGCGCTCCGCGCGATTTCATCGATATCCGTCAGTTGGTGATCTCGGAGTTGGCGTCGCCCCACGAATGCTGGGGTCTTTGGTCCCGAAAAAATCCTGACTTGCGACTGGAGCAAGCCCGCGCGGAAGCGGCGCGCCACTTGCAAGAACTCGAACTTCGCCGCCCACTTGAGACCATTCCGGATCCAAACCAACGAGAACGCGCTCGCGAAACACGCCTCTGGTTCCGTGACGCGTTCCTGCCGGCAGCGCAGCTATGA
- a CDS encoding CHASE2 domain-containing protein: MERGAWGRGAYSAGDAAGDRGTGGGRIAGGARRRRDPSGREAVEQSDCGVRSAECGVRISRIRNPKSTAKLTDFGIGQVVSEEILAQVTKAGFTQTLVGPSSSSQTGTFVYMAPELLAGKPASAQADIYSLGVVFYQLVTGDLARPVTTDWSEEVKDPLLREDLKRCFAGNPTARFARAGELATNLRSLPERRAAQAEREAQDSARRETALREVLKVKRGLTLNWRQATMGAMLTVLAGWCLLISRFDFGLKALSFDLPFALRPDIRPGEVLIVYMDDESRRRLGQDLGRLWDRSLHVNLVNQLTRWKAKAIVFDILFESPWPDPKVDEQLAAAMRAHGKVVTAATVETTHPQGGPITRRGILPVEPIRSASVFGLAEFPGELDTRIRRRPQNPSWGALVELPLKTIEVLGSRPGDRTRSPWLNFYGPPGIIPSMSYFEVLETNAAQRSYISDKVVFVGQGKAITPAGVRSFDEHGTPYTRWTGLLSPGVELQATAFLNLWRGEWLTELSPFAEVIVLGFLGIVFGFGLTMFRTSVAAWIGAAGVCLIAGLALWLVWQQHLWFPWLIVCGVQIPCALGWSVLVNSKRLYAERELLRAAIPVEQARLAGSSALAEAATETAPSPSHAGAERTTADGSALTELDSAGSRAPEVTAASMAPAIPDHELIRMIGEGGYGQVWLARDVIGSYHAVKVVYRRKFSNAEPYEREFRGIQKFTPISRTHRGLIHILHVGKNDREGWFFYIIKLGDDEVSGQKINPATYSARNLAQELKKRGKLSFAESLELGLALTEALQHLHSHQLIHRDIKPSNIVFVNGQPKFADIGLVTDLHERSPATTYVGTEGYIPPEGPGTAAGDVYSLGKVLYEASMGKDRKQFPELPTSLAERADCEALLKLNEIILKACDPNVQARYPCADQMQVDLVRLQTERRGHAAK; the protein is encoded by the coding sequence GTGGAGCGTGGAGCGTGGGGGCGTGGAGCGTATTCCGCTGGAGACGCGGCTGGAGATCGTGGCACAGGTGGCGGACGCATTGCAGGCGGCGCACGACGCAGGCGTGATCCATCGGGACGTGAAGCCGTCGAACAATCTGATTGCGGAGTGCGGAGTGCGGAGTGCGGAGTGCGGATTTCAAGAATCCGAAACCCGAAATCGACCGCGAAGCTGACCGACTTTGGCATCGGCCAGGTCGTGTCGGAAGAAATCCTGGCTCAGGTCACGAAGGCGGGCTTTACGCAAACGCTTGTGGGCCCCAGCTCGTCGTCGCAGACCGGGACTTTCGTGTACATGGCGCCGGAACTCCTGGCGGGCAAACCGGCTTCGGCGCAGGCGGACATCTACTCTCTGGGAGTGGTCTTTTATCAGTTGGTCACGGGAGATCTGGCGCGACCCGTGACGACGGATTGGAGCGAGGAGGTGAAGGATCCGCTGCTCCGCGAGGACTTGAAGCGATGTTTTGCCGGGAATCCAACGGCTCGTTTCGCGCGGGCAGGTGAGCTGGCAACGAACCTTCGCTCCTTGCCAGAACGACGCGCCGCTCAGGCAGAAAGAGAAGCTCAGGACTCGGCCCGCCGGGAAACGGCATTGCGGGAGGTGTTGAAGGTAAAGCGCGGGCTGACGTTGAACTGGCGGCAAGCGACGATGGGCGCGATGCTGACGGTGCTGGCTGGTTGGTGTTTGCTGATTTCTCGATTCGATTTTGGTCTAAAAGCGTTGAGCTTCGATCTTCCTTTTGCGCTTCGACCCGACATCAGACCTGGCGAAGTCTTGATTGTTTACATGGACGACGAGTCGCGGAGACGTTTGGGCCAAGACCTCGGCCGTCTCTGGGATCGAAGTTTGCATGTCAACCTGGTGAACCAACTGACTCGGTGGAAAGCCAAGGCTATCGTGTTTGACATCCTTTTCGAGTCGCCGTGGCCTGATCCGAAAGTGGATGAGCAACTCGCGGCGGCCATGCGTGCGCACGGCAAAGTGGTGACCGCAGCCACGGTTGAAACAACGCATCCGCAGGGCGGGCCGATCACCAGGCGAGGGATCCTTCCCGTGGAGCCGATTCGATCGGCCAGTGTGTTTGGGCTCGCTGAATTTCCGGGCGAGCTGGACACGCGCATTCGGCGCCGGCCTCAGAACCCTTCTTGGGGCGCGTTGGTGGAATTACCTTTGAAAACTATTGAGGTGTTGGGGAGCAGGCCAGGCGACAGAACTCGTTCTCCGTGGCTCAACTTTTACGGCCCTCCCGGAATCATTCCCAGCATGAGCTATTTTGAGGTTTTGGAAACCAACGCCGCGCAGCGTTCTTACATTTCCGACAAGGTGGTCTTCGTGGGACAAGGCAAAGCGATCACTCCGGCGGGCGTCCGATCTTTCGACGAGCATGGCACGCCTTACACGAGATGGACCGGATTGTTGTCGCCAGGAGTCGAACTCCAGGCGACGGCGTTTCTCAATCTGTGGCGAGGCGAGTGGCTCACCGAGCTCAGCCCGTTCGCCGAGGTCATTGTCCTGGGATTCTTAGGAATTGTCTTTGGGTTTGGACTCACGATGTTCCGGACCTCAGTGGCCGCCTGGATCGGCGCGGCTGGCGTTTGCCTGATTGCGGGCCTGGCGCTGTGGTTGGTCTGGCAGCAGCACCTCTGGTTTCCCTGGCTGATCGTCTGCGGCGTTCAGATTCCCTGCGCGCTGGGCTGGTCCGTCCTGGTGAACAGCAAACGGCTTTACGCAGAGAGAGAATTGCTGCGAGCGGCCATTCCAGTTGAACAAGCCAGACTCGCCGGCAGCTCAGCGCTCGCCGAAGCCGCAACGGAGACCGCCCCATCGCCTTCTCACGCGGGAGCAGAAAGAACCACTGCGGACGGTTCGGCCCTGACAGAACTCGATTCGGCCGGTTCACGCGCGCCGGAGGTAACGGCAGCGTCAATGGCTCCTGCGATCCCGGATCACGAGTTGATCCGGATGATCGGCGAAGGCGGGTACGGCCAGGTGTGGCTGGCCAGAGACGTGATCGGGAGTTATCACGCGGTGAAGGTTGTTTATCGACGCAAATTCTCCAACGCCGAGCCGTACGAGCGCGAGTTTCGCGGCATTCAAAAGTTCACGCCGATTTCGCGCACGCATCGAGGCCTGATCCACATTCTTCACGTCGGCAAGAACGACCGCGAGGGCTGGTTCTTTTACATCATAAAGTTGGGGGACGACGAAGTGTCCGGGCAAAAGATCAACCCCGCCACTTACTCCGCCCGGAATCTCGCGCAGGAACTCAAGAAACGAGGCAAGCTCTCTTTTGCGGAATCTCTCGAACTGGGTCTGGCGTTGACCGAGGCCTTGCAGCACTTGCACTCACATCAACTGATCCATCGCGACATCAAACCGTCCAACATCGTCTTTGTGAATGGCCAGCCGAAATTTGCCGACATTGGTTTGGTCACGGATTTGCACGAGCGCAGCCCGGCCACAACCTACGTCGGCACGGAGGGCTATATTCCGCCGGAAGGACCAGGAACTGCGGCGGGCGATGTTTATAGCCTGGGCAAGGTGCTTTACGAAGCGAGCATGGGCAAAGATCGCAAGCAATTCCCGGAATTGCCCACCTCGCTGGCTGAGCGGGCGGACTGCGAGGCCTTGTTGAAGCTCAATGAAATCATTCTTAAGGCGTGCGACCCGAACGTCCAGGCGCGCTATCCATGCGCGGACCAGATGCAGGTCGATCTTGTGCGCCTTCAGACGGAACGGCGCGGTCACGCGGCTAAGTGA